One window from the genome of Leuconostoc suionicum encodes:
- a CDS encoding TetR/AcrR family transcriptional regulator has product MNRQDKKNLTRTKITTVFISLVHQRGFANTRISDITQQAGLSRGTFYVYFLDKYDLLEKLENNLLKHIETLSTLTINKTVAWLDNPSGDILSTPSSPYFSLINIFNYLDNNRFFFQTLLSENGDKQFIYKMNRLLDHLFEKLCKNTSDHILQALPSDYTIELLTSSLVSIIDHWLQKANPETPSDVAKILIQSRLFAVYQPA; this is encoded by the coding sequence ATGAATAGACAAGATAAGAAAAACTTGACCAGAACAAAGATTACCACAGTGTTTATAAGTCTAGTCCATCAAAGAGGCTTTGCTAATACAAGGATATCAGATATCACTCAACAAGCTGGCCTTAGCCGTGGTACGTTCTATGTATATTTTCTTGATAAATATGATCTCTTGGAGAAATTGGAAAATAATTTATTAAAACACATTGAAACGCTTTCCACCTTAACAATTAATAAAACAGTTGCTTGGCTAGACAATCCCTCAGGCGATATACTATCTACGCCCTCCTCGCCATATTTCAGTTTGATTAATATTTTCAATTATCTAGATAATAACCGCTTTTTCTTTCAAACCTTGCTATCCGAAAACGGTGATAAACAATTTATTTACAAAATGAACCGCCTACTTGACCACTTATTTGAAAAGCTATGCAAAAATACTAGTGATCATATATTGCAAGCCTTACCAAGTGACTACACGATTGAGTTATTAACCAGTAGCCTTGTCAGTATCATTGACCATTGGTTACAAAAAGCTAATCCTGAAACGCCAAGCGATGTAGCAAAAATTTTGATTCAAAGCCGATTATTTGCTGTCTATCAACCAGCATAA
- a CDS encoding DNA topology modulation protein, producing the protein MKRVLLIGSGGAGKSTLARKLSKQLNITVFHLDKLLWKPNWQMTPKPEQAIIVNNLVRQDSWIIDGNYNGTLDIRVAAADTIIFLDRSRFVCIYQVFKRLLQYRGTSRPDMQDNCPEKIDFDFLKWIWHFPNKQKVMIMNMFETIDQSKNIVILKNKKQIEQFLDQL; encoded by the coding sequence ATGAAAAGAGTTTTATTAATTGGCTCAGGCGGTGCTGGAAAATCAACGTTAGCACGCAAACTGAGTAAGCAATTGAACATTACAGTTTTTCACTTAGATAAGTTGTTGTGGAAACCGAATTGGCAAATGACGCCAAAACCTGAACAAGCCATCATTGTTAACAATTTAGTGCGTCAAGATAGCTGGATCATTGATGGTAATTATAATGGCACACTAGATATTAGAGTTGCTGCTGCCGATACCATTATATTCCTAGATAGAAGTCGATTTGTATGTATCTATCAAGTTTTTAAACGTCTTCTGCAGTATAGAGGCACGTCACGTCCAGATATGCAAGACAATTGCCCGGAAAAAATTGATTTTGATTTTCTCAAGTGGATTTGGCACTTTCCCAATAAACAAAAAGTTATGATCATGAACATGTTTGAAACGATTGATCAATCTAAAAATATTGTTATCTTAAAAAACAAAAAACAAATTGAACAATTTTTGGACCAATTATAA
- a CDS encoding ClbS/DfsB family four-helix bundle protein — translation MKSYESKVALNEAIKTSYKKYIDEFTNIPNSLSNKRIQDVDRTPSENISYQLGWITALLNWERDEIAGKEIFVPAKGYKWNNLGGLYQSFYDTYADLSLEEQINLLNKRVNELCELVSSLPDDILFEPNKRKWATTPAQWPVWKWVHINSVAPFKTFRTKIRKWKKLALIK, via the coding sequence ATGAAATCATATGAAAGCAAGGTCGCATTAAACGAGGCCATTAAAACCAGTTATAAAAAGTACATTGATGAATTTACAAATATTCCAAATTCACTTAGCAATAAACGGATACAAGATGTTGATCGCACACCAAGCGAAAACATTTCATACCAGTTAGGATGGATTACCGCCTTATTGAACTGGGAAAGAGATGAAATAGCTGGGAAAGAGATCTTTGTACCAGCAAAAGGTTATAAATGGAATAATTTAGGCGGACTCTATCAATCATTTTATGATACTTATGCTGACCTTTCTCTTGAAGAACAGATTAACTTGCTAAATAAACGTGTTAATGAACTTTGTGAACTTGTAAGTTCTTTACCAGATGACATTTTATTTGAGCCCAATAAGCGAAAGTGGGCAACTACTCCAGCCCAATGGCCGGTATGGAAATGGGTTCACATCAACTCGGTAGCACCTTTTAAAACTTTTAGAACCAAGATTCGTAAGTGGAAAAAGTTAGCATTGATTAAATAA
- a CDS encoding DUF2075 domain-containing protein yields the protein MNKILKDQFMIDQLSDNQKETITSINSYINESIKGNQHAVAVIQGAAGTGKSVVLMNLVTKYMTDKRYKTALVVNHPELFKAYQDLAHDIPGMKEKDILRPTALINRAQKNNWKYDVIFVDEAHLLYSKPEPYAHYRGENQLTDLMNLAKIVVVVYDFAQVFQSKMYWSQDLLRQTVGSHPYRQFDMDFQYRMVASSEQVQWMDDLTAQKPLMPFPRNSDFDFKVFSTAGDLYEEVKAKNREVGLSRVVATSGFPRIDGRHNVEMDTFSLPWDEWDPQRTHWAKRESSITQVGTIYTLQGFDLNYVGMIIGPSFGYDDKTDSMTILPEKYSHKEIFKKRKDIKFTSKEYQDFIANVLNVLIKRGKYGMYLTAYDDQLRQRLVDLYQNEC from the coding sequence ATGAATAAAATTTTAAAAGATCAGTTCATGATTGATCAATTATCTGATAATCAGAAAGAAACCATTACAAGTATAAACAGTTATATTAATGAGAGCATTAAAGGAAATCAGCATGCTGTGGCGGTTATTCAAGGGGCTGCCGGCACTGGTAAATCAGTTGTTTTAATGAATTTAGTCACAAAATATATGACGGATAAACGCTATAAAACCGCGTTAGTTGTTAATCATCCCGAATTATTTAAAGCTTATCAAGATCTTGCCCATGATATTCCCGGTATGAAAGAAAAGGATATCTTACGTCCCACAGCACTCATTAATCGTGCCCAGAAAAACAATTGGAAATATGATGTTATTTTCGTAGATGAGGCACATTTATTATATTCAAAGCCAGAGCCTTATGCACACTATCGAGGTGAGAACCAACTCACAGATTTGATGAACTTAGCCAAAATTGTGGTGGTGGTCTATGATTTTGCACAAGTTTTTCAATCTAAAATGTACTGGTCACAAGATTTATTACGTCAGACCGTTGGTAGTCATCCATACCGACAATTTGATATGGATTTTCAATATCGTATGGTTGCTAGTTCAGAACAAGTACAATGGATGGATGACTTAACAGCACAAAAGCCATTAATGCCTTTTCCTCGTAATAGTGATTTTGACTTTAAAGTATTCTCAACAGCAGGGGACTTATATGAGGAAGTTAAAGCTAAAAATCGCGAAGTTGGGCTCAGTCGTGTTGTCGCAACTTCTGGATTCCCACGCATCGATGGGCGCCATAATGTTGAGATGGACACATTTTCTTTGCCTTGGGACGAATGGGATCCACAACGTACACACTGGGCTAAACGTGAATCCTCTATTACACAAGTAGGCACAATTTATACCTTACAAGGATTTGATTTGAATTACGTGGGCATGATCATTGGTCCATCATTTGGCTATGACGACAAAACAGATAGCATGACTATTTTGCCAGAAAAATACTCACACAAAGAGATTTTTAAGAAGCGTAAGGATATCAAATTTACAAGCAAAGAATATCAAGATTTTATTGCTAATGTTTTGAATGTTTTAATTAAACGTGGCAAATATGGTATGTATTTAACAGCTTATGATGATCAACTAAGGCAACGGTTAGTTGATTTGTATCAAAATGAATGTTAA
- a CDS encoding GNAT family N-acetyltransferase — MFIGNNVKLSHYHEEDGKKLASWQWDEDFLTPLTSDMIHPYTAEDWEKIFRDASNSYENVEFTIRKVSDDSLVGFVDLSDISVRNHSCELGIGFPKKEDRSKGYGTEALSLILDYGFNNLNMHKIKLSVYPSNIGAVKAYTKAGFVKEGTAKNEIFYNGKWIDIDYYAIFQEDWYARQ; from the coding sequence ATGTTTATAGGTAACAATGTAAAACTGTCGCATTATCATGAAGAAGATGGAAAAAAGTTAGCTAGTTGGCAATGGGACGAAGATTTTTTAACGCCGTTAACTAGTGATATGATTCACCCTTACACCGCGGAAGACTGGGAAAAAATATTTAGGGATGCTTCCAACAGCTATGAAAATGTTGAATTTACCATTCGAAAAGTCAGTGATGATAGTTTAGTTGGGTTTGTTGATCTATCTGATATCAGTGTACGCAATCATTCCTGTGAACTTGGTATTGGCTTCCCCAAAAAGGAAGACCGATCAAAGGGATATGGCACTGAAGCCTTGTCTTTAATCTTGGATTATGGTTTTAATAATCTCAACATGCACAAAATTAAGCTCTCAGTATACCCCTCCAACATCGGCGCTGTAAAAGCCTACACTAAAGCGGGATTCGTCAAAGAAGGTACAGCCAAGAATGAAATTTTTTACAACGGAAAATGGATTGATATAGACTATTATGCGATTTTCCAAGAAGACTGGTATGCAAGGCAGTAA
- a CDS encoding ribonuclease G produces MDENGKIVPVEIKGWNWGAFMYNIFWGIGNKTYLPLLCLIPLFNFIWIFVCGFKGNEWAWQKGDYTDVETFKAVQATWNRAGLVQFILTIAILVLYFLLFVILFSSVLNQNNY; encoded by the coding sequence ATGGATGAGAATGGCAAAATTGTACCTGTTGAAATTAAAGGTTGGAACTGGGGGGCCTTCATGTATAACATTTTTTGGGGAATTGGTAACAAAACTTATTTACCTTTACTATGCCTAATCCCTTTATTTAATTTCATTTGGATCTTTGTTTGTGGATTTAAAGGCAATGAATGGGCTTGGCAAAAAGGTGATTACACTGACGTGGAGACATTTAAAGCTGTCCAGGCCACATGGAATCGTGCTGGATTGGTACAGTTTATTTTGACAATCGCCATATTAGTACTATACTTTTTACTTTTCGTGATTCTTTTCTCATCAGTCTTAAATCAAAATAACTATTAA
- a CDS encoding tetratricopeptide repeat protein, with the protein MMTTQDNILLKTALKMRHEKEFKASNRILKKLDAKYPLNAYIQYQYAWSFDILGQEREAVPHYYAAIDNNGLESVDLENAYLGLGSTLRSIGSYDESLDILSKGTELFPTNNALKVFKGMTLYNLKRFKESTTILLECLIETSEDTDIKSYTKALELYSQDLDQTF; encoded by the coding sequence ATGATGACCACTCAAGACAATATTCTTTTAAAAACCGCACTAAAAATGAGACATGAAAAAGAATTTAAGGCATCCAACCGTATCTTAAAAAAATTAGATGCAAAATATCCGCTTAATGCCTATATTCAATATCAATATGCTTGGAGCTTCGATATTCTTGGGCAAGAAAGAGAAGCTGTCCCTCACTACTATGCAGCCATTGATAACAATGGGCTAGAATCTGTCGATTTAGAAAACGCCTACTTAGGTTTAGGTAGTACTCTACGATCAATAGGTTCTTATGATGAATCATTAGATATTTTATCAAAAGGTACGGAATTATTTCCAACAAATAATGCTTTAAAAGTTTTCAAGGGGATGACACTCTATAATTTAAAACGCTTTAAAGAGTCCACAACTATTTTATTGGAATGTCTTATTGAGACAAGTGAAGACACTGATATTAAATCGTATACTAAAGCACTAGAACTGTACTCACAAGATCTAGACCAGACATTTTAA
- a CDS encoding DUF4352 domain-containing protein yields MQRRKNIKARSKNKILYQSIWITTLIIVIVVIIGFWQTYTKYSGDLVKKVDTTSSKNTLKPQSIFKVGETAEYKDIQFKVNDFRFIDGYPKIDKLDAGNQFVVVNITITNHSNKKFDYDSYFFHLDDNGKQTDTTESSYNVTDSLDSGILLKGESTTGNLVGQANTNHQLKLIYQQDTNLNKGKITFKLNQE; encoded by the coding sequence ATGCAAAGAAGAAAAAATATAAAAGCACGTTCCAAAAATAAAATTCTTTATCAAAGTATTTGGATTACCACGCTAATAATAGTAATTGTCGTCATTATTGGCTTTTGGCAAACTTATACTAAGTATTCTGGTGATTTAGTTAAAAAAGTTGATACAACCTCATCCAAAAACACTTTAAAACCGCAGTCAATTTTTAAAGTTGGTGAGACAGCAGAATATAAAGATATTCAGTTTAAAGTAAATGACTTCCGTTTCATAGATGGTTACCCAAAAATTGATAAATTAGATGCTGGAAATCAATTTGTTGTTGTTAATATAACCATTACCAATCATAGTAATAAAAAATTTGATTATGATTCATACTTTTTTCACCTTGATGACAATGGTAAACAAACAGATACAACGGAGTCTTCTTACAACGTAACTGATTCTTTAGACAGCGGCATCTTACTTAAAGGTGAATCAACAACGGGAAACCTTGTGGGGCAAGCAAATACAAATCATCAACTAAAGTTAATTTACCAACAAGATACTAATCTTAACAAAGGGAAAATAACTTTTAAACTGAATCAAGAATAA
- a CDS encoding DUF3892 domain-containing protein yields the protein MEFTKEYIRTDCNSTKKDNLDNLPEYK from the coding sequence ATTGAATTTACTAAGGAATACATTAGAACTGACTGTAATTCAACGAAAAAGGATAATTTGGATAACCTACCAGAATATAAGTAA
- a CDS encoding biotin--[acetyl-CoA-carboxylase] ligase: protein MSHKFYTMNLITQSSMPEQITVIDVVDSTMIKGRDMLNAGVSRPFGVVSNQQTAGYGKKGRSFFSPKGAGIYQTFVFDIQNEFDAGLLTTGVAVSVAHAIFKVSGIQVDLKWVNDLYLNDRKIAGILVEGILTNNVVTQVAIGIGLNILPTAVPQELKHIVGTLGVDVDKNLLVQTIFSEIVSDFSDYKSGLHLTYYRKHSYLQNKHVILKTGNADVEGDICGVGDHGELLIEQNGHVSAFISGDVTKVVLREIAGNGDK from the coding sequence TTGTCGCACAAATTTTATACGATGAATTTAATCACACAATCAAGTATGCCTGAACAAATTACAGTGATTGATGTGGTTGACTCAACGATGATAAAAGGCCGAGACATGCTCAATGCGGGTGTGTCTAGGCCTTTTGGCGTTGTTAGCAACCAACAGACGGCTGGTTACGGTAAGAAGGGGCGTTCATTTTTCTCACCTAAAGGAGCGGGTATATATCAAACATTTGTTTTTGATATTCAGAATGAATTCGATGCAGGTCTACTAACTACGGGGGTGGCTGTATCGGTTGCTCATGCAATTTTCAAAGTTAGTGGTATCCAAGTTGATCTTAAATGGGTAAATGATCTATACTTAAACGATCGCAAGATTGCAGGAATCTTAGTAGAAGGCATTCTAACAAATAATGTTGTAACTCAGGTAGCTATTGGTATTGGTTTGAATATTTTGCCAACTGCTGTTCCACAAGAATTAAAACATATTGTTGGAACATTAGGAGTAGATGTTGATAAAAATTTGCTCGTACAAACTATTTTTTCTGAAATTGTAAGTGACTTTTCCGACTATAAAAGTGGTCTACATCTTACATATTATCGCAAGCATTCATATTTACAAAATAAACATGTTATTTTAAAAACAGGTAATGCGGATGTTGAGGGAGACATTTGTGGTGTTGGAGATCATGGAGAGTTACTTATAGAGCAAAATGGGCATGTTTCAGCGTTTATTAGCGGGGATGTTACTAAAGTAGTTCTAAGAGAAATAGCAGGCAATGGGGATAAATAA